A region of Sulfurovum sp. DNA encodes the following proteins:
- a CDS encoding cytochrome C: MSSLTKSRIFALLALGVLLYWFVIPAVLTHNVVEMGHHGKGYQVSDLTVKVWDYYQKGRYVSPNIPKEDANNLQKMIQDDMELNVVTAPLWYVSLEAPNYPKDAFPEGIPVFYHFDGFSGDVHEMNTINHYIGMDPMKRGAPYLRMLAPYALIFVAWIIVMFMIYSIRFFNILMLIPIVLPIVFIGFYSYWLYWFGHHMHEWGAFKIKPFTPTVFGDGKVAQFTTHSYPAIGFWLLVALSILSILALVSKQKYQKSIKEA, from the coding sequence ATGAGTTCTTTGACTAAATCAAGAATTTTTGCGTTATTGGCTTTGGGAGTATTGCTGTATTGGTTTGTGATTCCAGCAGTATTGACCCATAATGTAGTGGAGATGGGACACCATGGCAAAGGATATCAGGTCTCTGACCTTACTGTCAAAGTATGGGACTATTATCAAAAGGGACGTTATGTTTCCCCCAATATCCCAAAAGAGGATGCCAACAACCTTCAAAAAATGATTCAAGATGATATGGAGCTTAATGTAGTGACTGCTCCACTTTGGTATGTCTCTTTAGAAGCACCAAATTATCCAAAAGATGCATTTCCGGAAGGAATTCCCGTCTTTTATCATTTTGATGGCTTTTCTGGAGATGTTCATGAGATGAATACGATTAACCATTATATTGGTATGGATCCCATGAAGAGAGGCGCCCCATACCTACGTATGCTGGCACCCTATGCATTAATTTTTGTAGCATGGATAATTGTAATGTTTATGATATACAGTATCCGATTCTTTAATATTTTGATGTTAATTCCTATAGTATTGCCAATTGTTTTTATAGGATTCTACTCCTATTGGCTCTATTGGTTTGGTCACCATATGCATGAATGGGGAGCCTTTAAAATTAAACCATTTACACCTACAGTATTTGGAGATGGTAAGGTGGCACAATTTACTACACACTCCTATCCTGCAATTGGTTTTTGGCTATTGGTAGCCCTTAGCATCTTAAGTATCTTGGCCTTGGTATCAAAACAAAAATATCAAAAAAGTATAAAAGAAGCTTAA
- a CDS encoding nitrous oxide reductase family maturation protein NosD, producing MLRILLSLLVFILPVFSQKSILQEVIDQAKPGSKLDLPSGIYKGNIIINKPLILDGKDQNAIIEGDGNGTVITILSSGVSLKNLTIRHSGEAHERVDAGVALKHVEQCHIENCKIVDTLFGIDMEQVNRSEISGNYIESKPFDLGLRGDGIRLWYSNDNHLNKNYLYRSRDFVVWYSHGNLIENNKGEYGRYSLHFMYTGKNIVKNNVYKHNSVGIFFMYSQDSIAIGNLIQNSLGTTGLGIGMKDASNFVLKDNTIIYCARGLFIDRSPYEPDTVNTIENNRIIYNSEGIHFHSLSLHNIFKGNIFKGNIEHVVNDSYNTKIDKNLFDSNFWDDYEGFDKNNDGMGDTSYRYYAYADKVWLLNPNIKFFYGSPVISILNFLAKLAPFSEPTLLISDKHPKMYEGEV from the coding sequence ATGCTCAGAATACTTTTATCTTTACTAGTATTTATTTTACCGGTTTTTTCACAAAAAAGTATATTGCAGGAGGTAATTGATCAGGCAAAACCTGGATCAAAGCTTGACCTTCCCTCAGGGATATATAAGGGAAATATCATCATAAATAAACCATTAATCTTAGATGGAAAAGATCAAAATGCGATTATAGAAGGCGATGGGAATGGTACAGTTATTACGATTTTGAGTTCAGGGGTGAGCTTAAAGAATCTTACGATTCGCCATAGTGGTGAAGCACATGAGCGGGTTGATGCAGGAGTGGCATTGAAGCATGTAGAGCAATGTCATATTGAAAATTGTAAAATAGTAGATACACTTTTTGGTATTGATATGGAACAGGTCAACAGGTCAGAGATTAGTGGAAATTATATTGAGTCAAAACCATTTGACCTTGGGCTTAGAGGAGATGGAATACGCCTATGGTATAGTAATGATAATCATCTAAACAAAAACTATCTCTATCGTTCTAGAGATTTTGTTGTATGGTACTCGCATGGAAACTTGATAGAGAATAATAAGGGAGAATATGGAAGATACTCTCTACATTTTATGTATACAGGAAAGAATATTGTCAAGAATAATGTCTATAAACATAACTCTGTAGGTATCTTTTTTATGTACTCTCAAGACTCTATTGCAATAGGAAATCTTATCCAAAACTCTTTGGGTACTACAGGACTGGGTATTGGTATGAAGGATGCTAGTAATTTTGTACTCAAAGACAATACAATTATCTATTGTGCTAGAGGTCTGTTTATTGATCGATCTCCCTATGAACCTGATACAGTCAACACTATAGAAAATAATAGGATTATCTACAACAGTGAAGGGATACATTTTCACTCTTTGAGTTTACATAATATCTTTAAAGGAAATATCTTTAAAGGAAATATTGAACATGTAGTCAATGACTCTTATAATACCAAGATAGATAAAAATTTATTTGATAGTAATTTTTGGGATGATTATGAAGGATTTGATAAAAATAATGATGGAATGGGAGACACTTCTTATCGTTATTATGCCTATGCAGATAAAGTATGGCTTCTTAATCCTAATATTAAATTCTTTTATGGTTCACCAGTAATCTCTATTTTGAATTTTCTTGCAAAACTTGCTCCATTTTCTGAACCAACTTTACTGATAAGCGATAAACATCCTAAAATGTATGAAGGGGAAGTATAA
- a CDS encoding 4Fe-4S dicluster domain-containing protein yields the protein MKGIKEKQRRYFMQQIAGLGVLGLAATGGIYVAKDFTRSEGKLRPPGAVKEDHFLAMCIKCGQCLQVCPYDSIKLEDIDGKAGVGTAYVDPLQRGCYLCEAFPCVLACPTGALDHEANVLEKVHMGMAIVVNESACLALDKKPITKEMVDKIYNHTYVISEEERQNRKAVIHLDDPEKVKLQKELLQQLDQEIGKPCALCADLCPYRPDPTQAIGMISKEGGLFPEIREACVGCGACVELCPTKVLQILPYASYEDIYQKGKQHV from the coding sequence ATGAAAGGGATAAAAGAGAAACAAAGACGATACTTTATGCAGCAGATTGCAGGGCTAGGAGTTTTGGGTCTTGCTGCTACCGGTGGAATCTATGTAGCAAAAGATTTTACGAGAAGTGAAGGAAAACTTCGTCCACCCGGTGCAGTAAAAGAGGATCATTTTTTAGCAATGTGTATCAAGTGTGGACAGTGTTTGCAGGTTTGCCCCTATGATTCAATTAAACTGGAGGATATTGATGGAAAAGCAGGAGTAGGTACTGCCTATGTCGATCCACTTCAAAGAGGATGTTATCTTTGTGAAGCCTTTCCTTGTGTACTTGCTTGCCCTACTGGAGCACTAGACCATGAAGCCAATGTACTTGAAAAAGTACATATGGGAATGGCAATTGTGGTGAATGAAAGTGCTTGCTTAGCCCTAGATAAAAAACCAATAACCAAAGAGATGGTAGATAAAATTTATAATCATACTTATGTAATTTCTGAAGAAGAGAGGCAAAATAGAAAAGCAGTCATTCATCTAGATGATCCCGAAAAGGTTAAACTTCAAAAAGAACTTTTACAACAACTTGATCAAGAGATAGGAAAGCCTTGTGCGCTGTGTGCAGATCTCTGTCCCTATCGTCCCGATCCCACACAAGCAATTGGAATGATTTCCAAAGAGGGAGGGCTCTTTCCTGAAATACGTGAAGCTTGTGTTGGTTGTGGTGCTTGTGTTGAATTGTGTCCTACAAAAGTACTACAGATTCTTCCATATGCCAGCTATGAAGATATTTATCAAAAAGGCAAACAGCATGTATAG
- a CDS encoding c-type cytochrome, which translates to MKHIIAVIITMVALWGMYLIYQSDKEVNKWEEIQKVIAKSKVTIKLDNSQPIVQKPIEEQMEISSEEGQKKKQKELDEKLQALKNKAGNVTAFKVSSLYKQKCASCHGVNGEGIIGPKLIGKSAKDIYQALSDFKSGKRKNYVMYGLLSKMDEEELKILSDEIGLFASKLKEQQ; encoded by the coding sequence ATGAAACATATAATTGCAGTGATTATAACTATGGTAGCATTATGGGGAATGTATTTGATCTATCAATCAGATAAAGAGGTAAACAAATGGGAGGAGATTCAAAAGGTAATTGCAAAATCTAAAGTAACAATAAAATTGGATAACAGTCAGCCTATTGTTCAGAAACCTATAGAAGAACAGATGGAAATAAGTTCCGAAGAAGGGCAGAAAAAGAAACAAAAAGAACTTGATGAGAAGCTACAAGCATTAAAAAATAAAGCAGGAAATGTGACAGCATTCAAGGTAAGTTCGCTCTATAAACAGAAATGTGCATCATGTCATGGTGTCAATGGAGAAGGAATTATTGGACCAAAATTAATTGGAAAGAGTGCCAAGGATATCTATCAAGCCCTAAGTGATTTTAAATCAGGAAAAAGAAAGAATTATGTGATGTATGGATTGTTAAGTAAGATGGACGAGGAAGAACTTAAAATCCTTTCTGATGAGATTGGTTTATTTGCTAGTAAACTAAAAGAACAGCAATAA
- a CDS encoding NapH/MauN family ferredoxin-type protein, with the protein MDKYNSSVKKLIDAPFLSTLYYKNCNGKYRLTIRAWRWLSIFVINFLFFLSFHVDMQVLEGTLNGSRLLGFHLIDPFTALEIFAAEYHFHINVIIGSMTLIIFYFLVGGKAYCAWVCPYGFLSEIGERIHQILVRKKTIKGHKFNPNVRFIFWVIFLVAAIIDGYLVFEVINPIGYLSRVITYGWSLAIVWVLVILLIEIFYSRRAWCKYVCPVGTTYNLIGWASMTKVQWDMNKCDHCGACLNVCFEDHVLEFIKPKYDKERTQKGVEKQLVINGDCTLCGRCFDVCHTDAYHYEFRLKDFV; encoded by the coding sequence ATGGACAAATATAACAGTAGTGTAAAAAAACTTATTGATGCACCTTTTTTAAGTACACTCTATTATAAAAATTGTAATGGAAAATACAGACTGACAATTAGGGCATGGAGATGGTTGAGTATCTTTGTTATTAATTTTCTATTTTTTCTCTCTTTTCATGTAGACATGCAAGTATTGGAAGGTACCTTGAACGGTTCAAGACTCCTAGGGTTTCACTTAATTGATCCATTTACTGCATTGGAGATATTTGCAGCAGAGTATCATTTTCATATCAATGTAATTATCGGCAGTATGACATTAATTATATTCTATTTTTTGGTAGGAGGAAAAGCCTATTGTGCATGGGTTTGCCCCTATGGTTTTTTAAGTGAAATAGGTGAACGTATTCACCAGATACTTGTACGAAAGAAAACTATTAAAGGGCATAAATTTAACCCCAATGTACGGTTTATCTTTTGGGTAATTTTTTTGGTAGCTGCAATTATAGATGGGTATCTTGTCTTTGAGGTAATCAACCCTATTGGGTATTTGAGTCGTGTAATTACCTATGGTTGGAGCTTGGCCATAGTTTGGGTACTTGTAATTTTATTGATTGAAATATTTTACTCTCGACGTGCATGGTGTAAATATGTTTGTCCAGTAGGTACCACTTACAACTTGATTGGTTGGGCTAGTATGACAAAAGTACAGTGGGACATGAACAAGTGTGATCATTGTGGTGCATGTTTGAATGTATGTTTTGAGGATCATGTTCTTGAGTTTATTAAACCAAAATATGACAAGGAGCGTACCCAAAAAGGGGTAGAAAAGCAGTTAGTTATTAATGGTGATTGTACATTGTGTGGTAGATGTTTTGATGTTTGCCACACCGATGCGTATCATTATGAATTTAGACTGAAGGATTTTGTTTAA
- a CDS encoding ABC transporter ATP-binding protein, with product MLVDIKHVSKKFMDTKVLNDVTFHIDSGDRIAMMGPNGAGKTTLVRAILGFYHIDSGEIKVRGCDPVKNRVDVLNHISFIPQLPPPVKLSINELLMYIEKSTGISKKKIYKESDRLDLDLTKQLNKPFFKLSGGMKQKLLIAIALSKKSDLLIFDEPTANLDPKGRNIFYELLAEIDIHCSTLFITHRLDEIERLVNRKIYIDLGKVVEDEKI from the coding sequence ATGCTAGTAGATATAAAGCATGTAAGTAAAAAATTTATGGATACAAAAGTACTTAACGATGTAACGTTTCATATTGATAGTGGAGACCGTATTGCCATGATGGGACCCAATGGTGCAGGTAAAACTACTTTGGTGCGTGCGATACTAGGCTTTTACCATATTGATAGTGGAGAGATTAAGGTTAGAGGATGCGATCCTGTAAAAAATAGAGTAGATGTTTTGAATCATATCAGCTTTATACCACAGCTGCCTCCACCTGTGAAACTGAGTATTAATGAATTATTGATGTATATAGAAAAAAGTACTGGTATTTCCAAAAAGAAGATATATAAAGAGTCTGATCGTTTAGATTTAGATCTTACTAAACAGTTAAATAAACCATTTTTCAAGCTTTCAGGAGGCATGAAGCAGAAGCTTTTGATTGCTATTGCATTGTCAAAAAAGAGTGACTTGCTAATTTTTGATGAACCGACAGCCAATCTTGACCCAAAAGGCAGAAATATTTTTTATGAGCTGCTAGCTGAAATTGATATACACTGCTCAACACTTTTTATTACACATAGACTGGACGAAATAGAGAGGTTGGTTAACAGAAAGATATACATAGATCTTGGAAAGGTGGTAGAAGATGAAAAAATATAG
- a CDS encoding ABC transporter permease — translation MKNLFLIAYLDIKESLRSKWFYVYATVFGGLMALFFITGVSDSVVMGFTGLSRMLLIFIQVTIIILPIFILITTVRSISGDRESNVLEYMLSFPVSLRDYYWGKMLGRFLTVFLPVFLALVLGVSFGIFKDGELPWRMVFLYSALLFSLSFVFLGLAFFLSALLKSTDVALGSSFIVWIAMLAFIDIALMGLMLQNRVSDELIIVLAMLNPIEIFRIGAISLFDPELTVIGPVAYYLLDTLGPVWLIVYALVYPIAIGLLLAYMGYLAFRKTDLL, via the coding sequence ATGAAAAATCTTTTTTTAATTGCATATTTGGATATTAAAGAGTCTCTACGTTCCAAATGGTTTTATGTCTATGCTACAGTCTTTGGAGGCTTGATGGCACTCTTTTTTATTACTGGGGTATCAGATTCTGTGGTGATGGGGTTTACAGGGTTGAGTAGAATGCTTTTGATCTTTATCCAAGTAACAATCATTATCTTACCTATTTTTATTTTAATTACAACAGTTAGGTCAATTTCTGGAGACAGGGAGAGCAATGTGCTTGAGTATATGCTTTCATTTCCTGTATCATTGAGAGACTACTATTGGGGTAAGATGCTAGGACGCTTTTTAACAGTTTTTCTACCAGTTTTTCTTGCATTGGTGTTAGGGGTTTCTTTTGGGATTTTTAAAGATGGTGAGTTGCCTTGGCGTATGGTTTTTCTCTATTCGGCTTTACTCTTTTCCCTTAGTTTTGTCTTTTTAGGATTAGCATTTTTCCTTTCTGCATTATTAAAGTCAACCGATGTGGCATTGGGAAGTTCCTTCATTGTATGGATTGCAATGCTAGCATTCATTGATATTGCACTGATGGGATTAATGTTGCAGAATAGAGTAAGCGATGAGCTAATTATTGTATTGGCAATGCTCAATCCAATAGAGATATTTCGTATAGGGGCAATCTCTTTGTTTGATCCCGAGTTAACTGTTATTGGCCCTGTAGCATACTATCTTCTAGATACTTTAGGACCAGTATGGCTGATAGTCTATGCCCTTGTCTACCCTATTGCTATAGGATTATTGTTGGCATATATGGGCTATCTTGCTTTTAGAAAAACAGACCTTTTGTAA
- a CDS encoding nitrous oxide reductase accessory protein NosL produces the protein MKILLILTSLLGLFYAQEPFNGKIMVLKQQLDPVYQIPLKEDSKWQCEAILKSRQKAFFVSVKSMMQVYWHQSYFKKNSLLLDDIDKLYIKDFLNGKKIEANKAFYLFGSRVVGPHGDDLIPFVSQQNAKLFKLKHGGTKILPFSRLSKGLIRYLDM, from the coding sequence ATGAAAATACTACTTATTCTTACGTCACTTTTAGGACTATTTTACGCACAAGAACCCTTTAATGGAAAGATTATGGTGCTAAAGCAGCAACTTGACCCTGTCTATCAGATCCCATTGAAAGAGGATTCAAAGTGGCAATGTGAAGCTATACTTAAAAGTAGACAAAAAGCATTTTTTGTTTCTGTCAAGTCGATGATGCAGGTCTATTGGCATCAGTCATATTTTAAAAAGAATAGTTTACTTTTGGATGATATCGATAAGCTCTATATCAAAGATTTTCTTAATGGAAAGAAAATAGAGGCGAACAAGGCTTTCTATCTTTTTGGAAGTAGAGTTGTTGGTCCCCATGGGGATGATTTGATTCCTTTTGTTTCTCAGCAAAATGCAAAACTTTTCAAGCTCAAGCATGGCGGCACTAAGATACTCCCATTCTCTCGTTTAAGCAAAGGATTGATAAGATATTTGGATATGTGA
- a CDS encoding PAS domain-containing protein, whose translation MKQPEPINEEIILKNNVYIESDTDLKGVITYVNDYFAEISRYREDELIGQPHNIVRHPDMPCILYKILWDRIQNGQNFVAAIKNLAKDGKYYWVFTDFEILKDEQENPIGYKASRKKISKHVADILNPIYKKLVEVEKEGGMEASEKYLNNFLKSHGDDITVDNMLEEIHHLY comes from the coding sequence ATGAAACAACCAGAACCCATTAATGAAGAGATCATACTAAAAAATAATGTTTATATTGAAAGCGATACTGATCTAAAAGGGGTGATTACCTATGTTAATGATTATTTTGCAGAGATTTCACGCTATAGAGAAGATGAACTTATTGGGCAACCTCATAATATTGTTCGTCATCCCGATATGCCATGTATTCTCTATAAGATACTTTGGGATCGTATCCAAAATGGACAGAATTTTGTCGCAGCAATTAAAAATCTTGCCAAAGATGGGAAATACTATTGGGTCTTTACCGATTTTGAAATACTCAAAGATGAACAGGAAAACCCAATAGGATACAAAGCATCACGCAAGAAGATTTCCAAACATGTTGCCGATATACTAAACCCAATCTACAAAAAACTGGTAGAAGTAGAAAAAGAAGGTGGCATGGAAGCATCAGAGAAGTACTTAAATAATTTTTTGAAGTCTCATGGAGATGATATTACCGTAGACAATATGCTTGAAGAGATACACCACCTCTATTAG
- a CDS encoding NFACT RNA binding domain-containing protein, whose product MKLKELQAISKRLNNFTYLSRARRIEDNIVELVFNKDQSYFFNMTRGHSFVYKASSQRPLQGYSAPFDTLLHSLLAASRLLEVSVPENDRILRIKIAPKSTYKDKAVTLQLEFTGKNTNAILLDENEVIIEALRHIDSESSFRVVRPGIELLPIPPRGESKKQEIDSREQTIDIDFILEERYKVIQAKRLEEMKQQKISSVTKKIIRLQQELDRLSNEALLETEVQKNIELGNLILANLYQIKPYDTKLKTNDFEGNEIIIKLPKNVTVNRYSDHFFNLAKRAKSKAKNIHIERENLESKKHFYENILCAIKQAKSPYALELLVPKRGKSQRKKEKLREGELFWIEDYKVMVGRNSKENQVLLKMAKGNDIWMHTREIPGSHVIIRTDKQNLPDSVLNAAAKLCVDFSTNQPGNYLVDHTKRKFVKIQEGSSVEYDKYQTIPILKEGVEIRV is encoded by the coding sequence ATGAAACTCAAAGAACTTCAAGCTATTTCCAAACGCCTTAATAATTTTACCTACCTTTCTCGTGCTAGACGCATAGAAGATAATATCGTTGAACTTGTTTTCAATAAAGATCAAAGCTACTTTTTTAATATGACACGCGGTCATAGCTTTGTCTACAAGGCATCTAGCCAAAGACCACTTCAGGGCTATAGTGCCCCTTTTGATACCCTGCTCCATTCTTTACTGGCAGCAAGTAGGTTGCTAGAAGTTTCTGTACCAGAAAATGATCGTATATTGCGTATTAAAATTGCCCCCAAAAGTACCTATAAAGACAAAGCAGTTACCTTGCAATTGGAGTTTACAGGCAAGAATACTAATGCTATACTTCTTGATGAAAACGAGGTGATTATCGAAGCACTTCGCCATATTGACAGTGAAAGCTCTTTTCGTGTGGTGCGCCCAGGAATTGAACTTCTTCCTATTCCGCCAAGAGGGGAAAGCAAAAAGCAAGAAATAGACAGTAGAGAACAAACAATAGATATTGATTTTATTCTGGAGGAGCGATACAAAGTTATTCAAGCCAAGCGCCTTGAAGAGATGAAACAGCAGAAGATTTCTTCTGTTACCAAAAAGATTATCAGGCTACAACAAGAACTTGATAGACTATCTAATGAAGCTTTGCTGGAAACAGAAGTACAGAAAAATATAGAATTAGGGAACCTCATTCTTGCCAATCTCTATCAAATTAAACCCTATGATACCAAGCTAAAGACTAATGATTTTGAGGGCAATGAGATTATCATCAAACTACCTAAAAATGTTACAGTCAATCGTTACAGTGATCACTTTTTCAATCTTGCAAAGCGTGCTAAAAGCAAGGCAAAAAACATTCATATCGAGAGAGAGAACCTTGAGAGTAAAAAACACTTCTATGAGAATATTCTTTGTGCTATTAAGCAGGCAAAATCCCCCTATGCACTGGAACTTCTTGTCCCTAAGCGAGGAAAGTCTCAGCGTAAAAAAGAGAAGCTTAGAGAGGGGGAACTCTTCTGGATTGAAGATTACAAGGTAATGGTTGGACGTAATAGCAAAGAGAATCAAGTACTTCTTAAGATGGCTAAGGGTAATGATATTTGGATGCATACTCGTGAAATCCCTGGTTCACATGTTATTATTCGTACTGATAAGCAGAACCTTCCTGACTCTGTACTCAATGCTGCGGCCAAACTTTGTGTTGATTTTTCAACCAATCAACCTGGAAATTATCTTGTCGACCACACTAAACGTAAGTTTGTCAAAATACAAGAGGGCTCTAGCGTTGAGTATGATAAGTATCAGACCATTCCTATTCTTAAAGAGGGCGTAGAGATACGGGTTTAA
- a CDS encoding phosphatidate cytidylyltransferase — MTRIFADHQERWFTGIGLLVVIGFIGWIDNFFIMWAFLGTIYIFAFYEAMRLFKLVGSSAYFWAVLLWIFAYFYPNPDDLFYFVAIIFGGSIAYFHNFDKRLILPFMYPVSGIFFFLILYSDFGIQAMFWLLVTVALTDVMAFFTGKAIGHTKFSDTSPNKTLEGVIGGIVFATAVGTYVGLYIAPFGVAFVVTLLTSIASVFGDLFESYLKREARVKDSGDLLPGHGGILDRIDGYLFGAPMMVIALRAFL; from the coding sequence ATGACAAGGATCTTTGCAGACCATCAAGAGCGTTGGTTTACCGGTATTGGGCTACTAGTAGTAATTGGCTTTATTGGTTGGATAGATAACTTTTTTATAATGTGGGCTTTTTTGGGTACTATTTACATATTTGCATTCTATGAAGCGATGAGACTCTTTAAGCTTGTTGGCTCTTCTGCCTACTTCTGGGCAGTGCTACTGTGGATTTTTGCCTATTTTTATCCTAATCCTGATGACCTTTTCTATTTTGTTGCCATTATCTTTGGAGGCTCTATTGCTTACTTTCATAATTTTGATAAACGATTAATCCTGCCATTTATGTATCCTGTTAGTGGTATTTTCTTCTTTTTAATTCTTTATAGTGATTTTGGTATTCAGGCAATGTTTTGGTTGTTAGTTACTGTTGCCTTGACAGATGTGATGGCATTTTTTACTGGTAAGGCAATTGGGCATACCAAGTTCTCTGATACATCCCCAAACAAGACCCTTGAAGGGGTGATTGGCGGTATTGTATTTGCTACAGCGGTAGGCACCTATGTGGGACTCTACATCGCACCGTTTGGGGTTGCTTTTGTAGTAACTTTGTTAACTTCTATTGCTTCAGTCTTTGGTGATCTTTTTGAGAGCTATCTCAAACGTGAGGCGAGAGTCAAAGACAGTGGAGATTTATTGCCAGGGCATGGTGGTATTCTTGATCGTATTGATGGCTATCTTTTTGGTGCACCCATGATGGTTATAGCACTTCGAGCATTTTTGTAA
- the dxr gene encoding 1-deoxy-D-xylulose-5-phosphate reductoisomerase, translating to MVLLGSTGSIGVNTLIVAKDYNIEIEALVAGNNIDLLNQQIVQYKPKMVAIANKADKYRVNHPNVHIGTEGILSVIEESQSTTIVNALVGYTGVAPTFKAIQLGKKVALANKESLVVAGAFIDMSYIVPIDSEHFGLWYLMGDRSFSKLYITASGGAFREWSTEKMKDATFSDALKHPNWSMGNKITIDSATMTNKLFEILEAKWFFDTNNIDALIEKKSIIHALCEFKDGSTTAHFAGVDMKLPIAFALRDKIEESILPPVNLLEIGSLEFFPIKASRYPIWSIKEHILQNPHLGVVINAANEVAIEKFQKEKCSFFGMSDIVLNAYRHFEDIRPNDIKEIIEIDQEVRKYASLL from the coding sequence ATTGTCCTTTTAGGCTCTACTGGATCTATTGGGGTCAATACCCTTATTGTTGCTAAAGACTATAACATTGAAATCGAAGCATTAGTCGCAGGCAATAATATAGACCTGCTCAACCAGCAGATTGTTCAATATAAGCCAAAGATGGTTGCTATTGCCAATAAGGCAGACAAATATAGAGTTAATCACCCTAATGTACACATTGGGACAGAAGGAATCCTTTCTGTTATTGAAGAGAGTCAAAGTACTACTATTGTCAATGCCCTTGTGGGCTACACAGGTGTAGCCCCTACTTTCAAAGCAATACAACTTGGTAAAAAGGTTGCACTTGCCAACAAGGAATCCCTTGTTGTTGCCGGTGCTTTTATTGATATGTCGTATATTGTTCCTATTGACTCTGAACACTTTGGGCTTTGGTATCTCATGGGCGATCGCTCTTTCTCCAAGCTTTATATTACTGCTAGTGGTGGTGCATTTAGGGAGTGGTCAACAGAGAAGATGAAAGATGCCACTTTCTCTGATGCACTAAAGCACCCCAATTGGAGCATGGGAAATAAAATTACCATTGACTCAGCAACTATGACCAATAAACTCTTTGAGATACTGGAAGCTAAATGGTTCTTTGATACCAATAATATCGATGCTCTTATTGAAAAAAAATCTATTATTCATGCCTTATGTGAGTTTAAGGATGGTTCCACTACTGCTCACTTTGCTGGCGTGGATATGAAACTTCCTATCGCTTTTGCCCTTAGAGACAAGATTGAAGAATCTATTCTCCCCCCAGTAAATCTACTTGAGATTGGTTCTCTTGAATTTTTCCCCATCAAAGCATCACGCTACCCTATTTGGAGTATCAAGGAGCATATCCTTCAAAACCCTCATCTAGGAGTTGTGATTAATGCTGCCAATGAAGTTGCTATAGAGAAGTTTCAAAAAGAGAAATGTTCATTTTTCGGCATGAGTGATATTGTGCTGAATGCCTATAGGCATTTTGAAGATATTAGACCAAATGATATTAAAGAGATTATTGAGATAGATCAAGAGGTTAGGAAATATGCTAGTTTATTATAG
- a CDS encoding alpha/beta hydrolase, with translation MRLLILHGWGGSDFPHWQAHLACEVAKNYGTVSFPLLDNPHFPSKNRWIKQVKAILEKFKPDTVVCHSLSNTLWFWLCQEEIETVERLFMVSPPSLQTIENTIKTFFPCEVPKNIYAKKVHMIVSDNDQWVKMIEAEGIAMQIGAFLSVIQSAGHINADSGYGKWELIEKLVLRK, from the coding sequence ATGAGACTTCTAATACTACACGGGTGGGGTGGTTCTGATTTTCCTCATTGGCAAGCACATCTTGCTTGTGAAGTAGCTAAAAATTATGGTACTGTCTCTTTTCCATTGCTTGACAATCCTCACTTCCCTAGTAAAAATCGTTGGATCAAACAGGTTAAAGCTATACTAGAAAAGTTTAAGCCCGATACTGTAGTTTGCCACTCCCTTTCCAATACCCTTTGGTTTTGGCTTTGCCAAGAGGAGATAGAGACAGTAGAGAGACTCTTTATGGTCTCTCCTCCAAGTCTACAAACTATAGAAAATACTATCAAGACTTTCTTTCCTTGTGAGGTACCTAAAAATATTTATGCCAAAAAGGTACATATGATTGTCTCTGATAACGATCAGTGGGTCAAGATGATAGAGGCAGAAGGTATTGCAATGCAGATAGGCGCCTTTTTGAGTGTGATACAAAGTGCTGGACATATTAATGCTGATAGTGGGTATGGAAAATGGGAATTGATAGAAAAGTTGGTTTTGAGGAAATAA